A section of the Malus sylvestris chromosome 17, drMalSylv7.2, whole genome shotgun sequence genome encodes:
- the LOC126611049 gene encoding ADP,ATP carrier protein 3, mitochondrial-like, protein MDDGSSYPSVFQKIHGQSYLICRLSPKIHTRNYGVNGAYANGALQSPLLPTFDSTALAQVSSLFPVMAQAPAEKGAAGFAIDFLMGGVSAAVSKTAAAPIERVKLLIQNQDEMIKAGRLSEPYKGITDCFARTIKDEGVLSLWRGNTANVIRYFPTQAFNFAFKDYFKRLFNFKKDKDGYWKWFAGNLASGGAAGASSLLFVYSLDFARTRLANDAKAAKKGGERQFNGLVDVYKKTLKSDGIAGLYRGFNISLVGIIVYRGLYFGMYDSLKPVVLTGGLQDSFFASFVLGWGITIGAGLSSYPLDTVRRRMMMTSGEAVKYSSSFDAFKQIIKNEGAKSLFKGAGANILRAVAGAGVLAGYDKLQVVLLGKKYGSGGGG, encoded by the exons ATGGATGATGGGTCATCGTATCCATCGGTATTTCAGAAAATACATGGGCAGTCTTACCTCATATGTAGGCTTTCCCCCAAGATTCACACGAGAAACTATGGGGTGAATGGTGCTTACGCCAATGGAGCTTTGCAGAGCCCCCTGCTGCCAACTTTTGACAGCACTGCCCTTGCACAAGTCTCTTCTTTGTTCCCAGTTATGGCGCAGGCCCCGGCAGAGAAAGGTGCAGCTGGTTTTGCTATCGATTTTCTCATGGGAGGTGTATCTGCTGCTGTTTCCAAAACTGCTGCTGCTCCTATTGAGCGTGTTAAACTACTGATACAGAATCAGGATGAGATGATCAAGGCTGGTCGACTTTCTGAACCATACAAAGGTATAACTGACTGCTTTGCCCGAACAATTAAGGATGAAGGTGTCCTTTCTCTGTGGAGAGGAAACACTGCCAATGTTATCAGATACTTCCCTACCCAG GCCTTTAACTTTGCTTTCAAGGATTACTTCAAGAGGCTTTTcaacttcaagaaggataaagatGGCTACTGGAAGTGGTTCGCTGGGAACCTGGCATCAGGTGGTGCTGCTGGTGCTTCATCTCTTCTTTTTGTGTATTCTCTGGACTTTGCAAGAACACGTTTGGCAAATGATGCTAAGGCTGCCAAGAAGGGTGGTGAAAGGCAGTTTAATGGTTTGGTTGATGTTTACAAGAAAACCCTCAAGTCTGATGGCATTGCTGGGTTATATCGAGGATTCAACATCTCTCTTGTTGGAATTATCGTGTACCGTGGGCTTTATTTTGGAATGTACGATTCTCTGAAACCTGTGGTTCTAACTGGTGGCCTGCAG GATAGCTTCTTTGCTAGCTTCGTGCTGGGATGGGGAATTACGATCGGTGCTGGATTATCTTCTTACCCTTTGGACACAGTGCGCAGAAGGATGATGATGACCTCAGGAGAAGCTGTGAAATACAGTAGCTCTTTTGATGCATTTAAGCAAATCATCAAAAACGAAGGTGCTAAGTCGCTGTTTAAGGGTGCTGGAGCAAACATATTGCGTGCTGTTGCAGGTGCCGGTGTGCTTGCTGGCTATGACAAGCTGCAAGTCGTACTTCTTGGCAAAAAGTATGGGTCTGGCGGCGGTGGTTAA
- the LOC126611397 gene encoding transmembrane E3 ubiquitin-protein ligase FLY2-like isoform X2, with protein MGFMGFGSGVVRNLGCLWSRRSKLYWVVFWVWVAFVLLPPVASLRPLRERARSWGDEWLFVKKDEIDLGPFSTWNITGTYRGTWKFPDSTNSSSRFPDFRNSHGNSIIELVSTPTKITGVHYVQGVIIFHDVFDNEHNVGGVQIRVEGVFIWPFRQLRMVANSGKEGESSQAEEYLLSNPYHMLGVFSSQVFQESPRDKIWRKKHSPIYEMEKHCNVEIAGQVSRVSSTHNDGDRDRYHIESLMESPSVDDDGDCFSPLILNATSVNVEVYYNKAVNYTLMVTFVSFLQVLLLIRQMEHSNTHSGAAKVSILMIGQQAIMDAYLCLLHLTAGILVESLFNAFATAAFFKFVVFSIFEMRYLLAIWKASRPTNSGEGWETMRRELSVLYSRFYGILLGGILLMYEFHNFLRPILLLMYSFWIPQIITNVIRDSRKPLHPHYILGMTVTRLAIPLYIFGCPNNFMRIEPDKSWCICLGVFIGLQASILLLQHYLGSRWFIPRQILPEKYSYCRRLDQNTNRTTDCVICMTAVDLTQRSNDRMVTPCDHCFHSGCLQRWMDVKMECPTCRRPLPPA; from the exons ATGGGATTTATGGGGTTTGGTTCGGGGGTCGTGAGGAATTTGGGGTGTTTGTGGTCTCGGCGGAGCAAGCTGTACTGGGTTGTATTCTGGGTTTGGGTTGCTTTTGTGCTTTTGCCGCCGGTGGCCAGTCTTCGACCCTTGCGGGAACGAGCTCGATCATGGGGCGATGAG TGGCTATTTGTAAAAAAAGATGAAATTGATTTGGGACCATTTTCTACATGGAATATAACAGGAACTTACAGAG GGACTTGGAAGTTTCCTGATTCAACAAATAGCTCTTCCAGATTTCCGGATTTTAGGAATTCCCATGGCAACAGTATCATTGAATTGGTTAGCACGCCGACAAAAATAACTGGCGTACATTACGTACAG GGGGTAATTATTTTCCATGATGTGTTTGACAATGAACACAATGTTGGTGGTGTTCAAATCAGGGTGGAGGGTGTATTTATATGGCCGTTTAGACAACTTCGAATGGTAGCTAACAG TGGAAAAGAGGGAGAGTCAAGCCAAGCAGAAGAATATTTATTGTCAAATCCTTATCATATG CTTGGAGTTTTCTCTTCCCAGGTTTTCCAAGAATCTCCTAGAGATAAGATATGGAGGAAAAAACATT CTCCAATCTATGAAATGGAGAAACACTGTAATGTAGAAATCGCGGGCCAAGTTTCACGTGTCTCATCCACCCATAATG ATGGAGATCGTGATCGATACCATATAGAATCGTTGATGGAGAGTCCTTCAGTGGATGATGATGGAGATTGCTTCTCTCCCTTGATATTAAACGCTACTTCTGTCAATGTGGAGGTGTACTACAACAAAGCAGTGAACTATACTTTGATGGTCACCTTT GTCTCTTTTCTCCAAGTTCTCCTCTTAATTCGGCAAATGGAACATAGCAACACTCATTCA GGGGCTGCCAAAGTTTCGATTCTAATGATTGGCCAACAGGCTATCATGGATGCTTATCTCTGCCTTCTACATTTGACTGCAGGAATACTTGTTG AATCCTTGTTTAATGCTTTTGCGACTGCTGCTTTTTTCAAGTTTGTTGTCTTCTCAATATTTGAGATGAGATATCTTCTTGCTATATGGAAAGCTAGTAGGCCTACAAATAGCGGGGAAGGTTGGGAGACGATGAGGCGTGAGCTTTCAGTTCTATATAGCCGTTTCT ATGGGATTCTTTTGGGAGGCATTCTGCTCATGTATGAGTTCCATAACTTCTTGAGACCTATTCTTCTCCTTATGTACTCCTTTTGGATACCTCAAATTATCACCAATGTCATTCGTGATTCAAGAAAACCTTTGCATCCTCATTACATCTTGGGCATGACTGTTACGCGGCTTGCAATCCCATTATACATATTTGGTTGCCCTAACAACTTCATGCGCATTGAGCCTGACAAGAGTTGGTGTATTTGTTTGGGTGTATTTATTGGACTGCAAGCgtccattcttcttcttcagcacTATCTTGGCTCGCGGTGGTTCATTCCTCGTCAG ATTCTACCTGAAAAATATAGCTACTGTAGAAGGCTTGATCAGAATACGAATCGCACCACAGATTGTGTCATTTGCATGACCGCAGTTGATCTCACACAACGTTCAAACGATCGCATG GTGACACCATGTGATCATTGCTTTCACTCGGGTTGTTTACAAAGGTGGATGGATGTAAAGATGGAGTGCCCAACTTGTCGGCGTCCACTGCCACCAGCCTGA
- the LOC126611397 gene encoding transmembrane E3 ubiquitin-protein ligase FLY2-like isoform X1, which yields MGFMGFGSGVVRNLGCLWSRRSKLYWVVFWVWVAFVLLPPVASLRPLRERARSWGDEWLFVKKDEIDLGPFSTWNITGTYRGTWKFPDSTNSSSRFPDFRNSHGNSIIELVSTPTKITGVHYVQGVIIFHDVFDNEHNVGGVQIRVEGVFIWPFRQLRMVANSGKEGESSQAEEYLLSNPYHMRFQVLTHYMVPLQQLGVFSSQVFQESPRDKIWRKKHSPIYEMEKHCNVEIAGQVSRVSSTHNDGDRDRYHIESLMESPSVDDDGDCFSPLILNATSVNVEVYYNKAVNYTLMVTFVSFLQVLLLIRQMEHSNTHSGAAKVSILMIGQQAIMDAYLCLLHLTAGILVESLFNAFATAAFFKFVVFSIFEMRYLLAIWKASRPTNSGEGWETMRRELSVLYSRFYGILLGGILLMYEFHNFLRPILLLMYSFWIPQIITNVIRDSRKPLHPHYILGMTVTRLAIPLYIFGCPNNFMRIEPDKSWCICLGVFIGLQASILLLQHYLGSRWFIPRQILPEKYSYCRRLDQNTNRTTDCVICMTAVDLTQRSNDRMVTPCDHCFHSGCLQRWMDVKMECPTCRRPLPPA from the exons ATGGGATTTATGGGGTTTGGTTCGGGGGTCGTGAGGAATTTGGGGTGTTTGTGGTCTCGGCGGAGCAAGCTGTACTGGGTTGTATTCTGGGTTTGGGTTGCTTTTGTGCTTTTGCCGCCGGTGGCCAGTCTTCGACCCTTGCGGGAACGAGCTCGATCATGGGGCGATGAG TGGCTATTTGTAAAAAAAGATGAAATTGATTTGGGACCATTTTCTACATGGAATATAACAGGAACTTACAGAG GGACTTGGAAGTTTCCTGATTCAACAAATAGCTCTTCCAGATTTCCGGATTTTAGGAATTCCCATGGCAACAGTATCATTGAATTGGTTAGCACGCCGACAAAAATAACTGGCGTACATTACGTACAG GGGGTAATTATTTTCCATGATGTGTTTGACAATGAACACAATGTTGGTGGTGTTCAAATCAGGGTGGAGGGTGTATTTATATGGCCGTTTAGACAACTTCGAATGGTAGCTAACAG TGGAAAAGAGGGAGAGTCAAGCCAAGCAGAAGAATATTTATTGTCAAATCCTTATCATATG AGGTTTCAAGTACTCACACATTACATGGTACCTTTGCAACAGCTTGGAGTTTTCTCTTCCCAGGTTTTCCAAGAATCTCCTAGAGATAAGATATGGAGGAAAAAACATT CTCCAATCTATGAAATGGAGAAACACTGTAATGTAGAAATCGCGGGCCAAGTTTCACGTGTCTCATCCACCCATAATG ATGGAGATCGTGATCGATACCATATAGAATCGTTGATGGAGAGTCCTTCAGTGGATGATGATGGAGATTGCTTCTCTCCCTTGATATTAAACGCTACTTCTGTCAATGTGGAGGTGTACTACAACAAAGCAGTGAACTATACTTTGATGGTCACCTTT GTCTCTTTTCTCCAAGTTCTCCTCTTAATTCGGCAAATGGAACATAGCAACACTCATTCA GGGGCTGCCAAAGTTTCGATTCTAATGATTGGCCAACAGGCTATCATGGATGCTTATCTCTGCCTTCTACATTTGACTGCAGGAATACTTGTTG AATCCTTGTTTAATGCTTTTGCGACTGCTGCTTTTTTCAAGTTTGTTGTCTTCTCAATATTTGAGATGAGATATCTTCTTGCTATATGGAAAGCTAGTAGGCCTACAAATAGCGGGGAAGGTTGGGAGACGATGAGGCGTGAGCTTTCAGTTCTATATAGCCGTTTCT ATGGGATTCTTTTGGGAGGCATTCTGCTCATGTATGAGTTCCATAACTTCTTGAGACCTATTCTTCTCCTTATGTACTCCTTTTGGATACCTCAAATTATCACCAATGTCATTCGTGATTCAAGAAAACCTTTGCATCCTCATTACATCTTGGGCATGACTGTTACGCGGCTTGCAATCCCATTATACATATTTGGTTGCCCTAACAACTTCATGCGCATTGAGCCTGACAAGAGTTGGTGTATTTGTTTGGGTGTATTTATTGGACTGCAAGCgtccattcttcttcttcagcacTATCTTGGCTCGCGGTGGTTCATTCCTCGTCAG ATTCTACCTGAAAAATATAGCTACTGTAGAAGGCTTGATCAGAATACGAATCGCACCACAGATTGTGTCATTTGCATGACCGCAGTTGATCTCACACAACGTTCAAACGATCGCATG GTGACACCATGTGATCATTGCTTTCACTCGGGTTGTTTACAAAGGTGGATGGATGTAAAGATGGAGTGCCCAACTTGTCGGCGTCCACTGCCACCAGCCTGA
- the LOC126611687 gene encoding uncharacterized protein LOC126611687: protein MEPLRSYSSSSSASSTTKYLSQTIQPTKGSTSNSKQLPHHQSSLHSVQKSSLKPWKKPAVAPLPPTKPTPPRIYKVDPINFRELVQRLTCAPEFMETRSLQSVAPPLIDIRASSVPNHVHSCSPEISSLFSVMYKDLSDTLELSPMPRHKKVHGSTVDSSY, encoded by the coding sequence ATGGAACCATTAAGATCttattcctcttcctcttcagcCTCCTCCACCACCAAGTACTTGTCCCAAACCATCCAACCAACAAAGGGTTCAACTTCAAACTCAAAGCAGCTTCCCCATCACCAGTCATCACTCCACTCGGTTCAAAAATCTTCGTtgaagccatggaagaagcctGCGGTTGCACCACTCCCACCAACCAAACCAACCCCACCAAGAATCTACAAAGTTGACCCCATTAACTTCAGGGAGCTTGTCCAGCGCCTCACCTGCGCGCCGGAGTTTATGGAGACTCGGTCTCTCCAGAGCGTAGCGCCTCCACTGATCGATATCCGTGCGTCTTCTGTACCAAATCATGTCCATTCTTGTTCACCAGAAATTAGCTCACTATTTTCTGTTATGTACAAGGACTTGTCGGATACTTTGGAGCTGAGTCCGATGCCTCGCCATAAGAAGGTGCATGGTAGCACGGTGGACTCGAGCTATTAG
- the LOC126611686 gene encoding GTP-binding protein At2g22870 codes for MLLRNRLLTLQITSFLSPLPSPPIKTRPSTLSFRTLLSNPTHPSQNPNPKRNVLAPKATANSTILDKNVLFMSPGVDPAEEVTENMVLPGSNIVLGPYAGDAKIKEVEFVKSSARAKDCPKHDRPEFAILGRSNVGKSSLINSLVRKKDVALTSKKPGKTKLINHFLVNKSWYFVDLPGYGFAKAPDAARMDWSAFTKGFFLSRDTLVTVLLLVDASVPPQKIDLDCANWLGRNNIPMTFVFTKCDKMRAGKGKRADENLRDFQQFIKDNYRVPPPWIMTSSVTGLGRDELLLHMSQLRNYWDQ; via the exons ATGTTACTCAGAAACCGCCTCCTAACCCTGCAAATCACTTCCTTCTTATCACCGCTTCCTTCCCCACCTATCAAAACCCGACCTTCCACCCTCTCCTTCCGAACTCTCCTCTCAAACCCAACTCATCCGAGccaaaacccaaacccaaaacGCAATGTCCTAGCTCCAAAAGCCACGGCTAACTCAACAATCCTGGACAAGAACGTCCTGTTCATGTCGCCTGGGGTCGACCCGGCCGAGGAGGTGACTGAAAATATGGTCCTACCCGGTTCGAACATCGTGCTCGGACCCTATGCCGGCGATGCCAAGATTAAGGAGGTGGAGTTCGTGAAAAGCAGTGCCAGAGCTAAGGATTGCCCAAAACATGATCGACCCGAATTCGCTATTCTGGGTCGATCCAATGTGGGCAAGTCCTCACTCATTAATTCCTTGGTTCGCAAGAAGGATGTTGCTCTTACATCTAAGAAACCAG GGAAGACTAAGCTCATCAATCATTTCTTGGTCAACAAAAGTTGGTACTTTGTGGATTTGCCTGGTTATGG GTTTGCTAAAGCTCCAGATGCTGCTCGAATGGATTGGTCTGCATTCACAAAAGGTTTCTTTTTGAGCAGAGATACTCTTGTTACCGTCCTACTCCTTGTTGATGCTAGTGTTCCACCTCAGAAAATCGACCTAGACTGCGCTAATTGGCTTGGACGTAACAAT ATACCCATGACTTTTGTCTTCACCAAGTGTGACAAAATGAGGGCGGGCAAAGGTAAAAGGGCAGATGAGAACCTCAGGGATTTTCAACAGTTTATCAAAGACAACTACCGCGTACCTCCTCCGTGGATCATGACTAGCAGTGTAACTGGCTTGGGCAGGGATGAACTTTTGCTCCACATGTCGCAACTTAGAAACTACTGGGACCAATAG